CGCGCCCCCATGCGCACCTGGAAGATGGACgcgccgtcctcctcggcgccgccgtcgaatGCGTAGAAGAGGCAATGCAGCAGCCAGACGCGGCGCGCCATCTCGGCGAACTCGGCGAACCACGAGCTCTCCGGGAACCCCGGCCCAGCGCTCACGATGCCGCGCTGCTCGAGCCTCCCGAAGAATGCCGTCTCCATCTTCGCGTGCACCAGCGACAGGTACTTGGCGCGCAGGAACTTGCCGAATCCGCCCCACCGCGCGTTCCTCACGTCGAGGAAGGCGCTGGCCGGCGCCGTCTTGAGCTCCGTGAACTCCTCAAAGAACCGGCGGCGGTCGTAGAACTCCCGCTCGTCCAAGAAGCTGAAGTTGAAGTCTCTCCGGTGGAAATTGGCGAACATCTTCATGGCGACGTAGGATTCGAAGACGAACTTGGCGTCCCCGGCGCGGCGCAACGGGACGCCGGGGtgcacggcggccgcggcggcgccgagatCCCAGCCGGCAGACTGCATCGAGTTGAGCATTGACTTGGAGAAGGACCGGATCGACTTGACGGTGTGGCGGAGGGCGGTGAGGAAGTGGGTGGGGTTGAGGCCGGAGAGGTGGAGCTCGTCGAGAGACGCGAGCGTGCGTCCCGGGTGGAGGCGCGCCTCCATGGCCCGCTCGGCGCGGAGCTCCGCGGTGAGGGAGCTCCTGGCGCAgtcggcctccgcctccttgGCGCGGAGCTCCCCCTCCAGCTTCCGCGCCGTGATCTGGTAcgtcttgagaaggtaccgcTGCTCCTCGGCGTGCGCGAAGAGGGCCGtgtgccccgccgccgccgcgttcttggccgcggcggcggggtcccGGAGATACCGCCTCTTCGTGTCTGACAGCTTGGTGAGCTCCGCCACCAGGGCGGCATCCGCGGCCTGTATCGCCTCCGCGTCGTAGGGGCACTGCGCGAGCTGCAGCTGCGCGTACGCCGCCTTGACCGCCGAGACGCCGGCAAACAGGTTCGCCAGCAACGAATCCTTCGCCACATCCGGCGCCACCTGCGGCGACGTCTGCGgcccgcccaccgccgccgccgcagggaCCTTCCTCTCAGCAGCATTCCGGAAGAACGCGTCCAGCGAATACGCCGCACCGAGGTTCCCAGACAGCTTCAGCTTACTCAGCgacggcaccgccgccgccgtctccacgGAACACCCATACTCATCCCCagccaccgacgccgccgcagccgccgccgccgcatcagcCACCCCAggctccctctccccttcccccACCGCAGCCGCAGCCACACCATCACCGCGCTTCCGACGGAGCAACTTGGTGAACGAGCGCGCAAGATTGGCGGCCTTcggctggtggtggtgatgcggCAGCGGGTGGTGCGCGGCCGCCATCTGCGGCTCCatctagcagcagcagcgcccctctcgccggcggaggatccctcctcgtcgccgtctccaGCTTTTCTGCGGGGGAATGGGGGGAGTGGGATTAATTTTTGCAGGAATATTTGGGGGATACTGTAAAGTAGTACTAGCAGTAAAAAAAgagggtggggtggggggcgTGCTGCAGGTGGCGCAGCGGTAGCAGGGCTATGTATACGGTGATGTGACCACTGGTGACACTACTGTGTGTTGTGTGGCTGTGTGCAATCTATCCATGGGGTGGTGAGGGGTGGGTTGTGTAGTTTGGGCAAATTTGGAGGGCACAATGCTACTTCTTTAGTATCCAAttgctaaaaattaaatttctttaaaagcTATTCGGTTTATAGGAGggaattatagaaaaattaaagaaaattttccctTTCTATAAGATACagagagaaaatattgaaaaaattttattcacttaaacctcttgaaaaaattcctatgaattgATGTTGTCATACATCCCTATTCATCtactttttctatttctttggGTTGAattaggggtggacagaaagctcatGGCttgttagctcgctcgactcgtgacaaactcggttTAGCCCGACTCGgcttgtttcatttttctaacgagccgagctagcattttagctcgttagagaaaacgagccagctcgtgagctgctcgcgagcctaacgagctagaccaaagacacgcGATTAGCCGacgttcattgatttcaccccGGAATGCATGCGTTCAATACTTCATAGATTCATCATGTGATATgttggtttaaactttaatatttagatacaatttcatatgattttcatgtttgaactaaaaatttgcttgtataatctattaaaaaattgtttaaactCACTTTCAAtacatggctcacgagcctaacgagccagctcgagctctgtaccgagccgagccaagccaggtttttagctcgttacgataacgcgTAACGAGCTGAGCCTTAACAAGCTAGATCGAGCCGAGCCGGCTCATTATCCGGCCCTCCAAACCTAATAAGCCCTTAATTTTACAGCTAATACTCCATCCCTAAAAAAAAGacggtttttcttttctatattcAGCGGTTTTGATCATCAgtgttatttaaaacttttattaaaaaattaaacgcgCTAAAGTATTactactatttatgttttatcgtctattagcaataaaaatattaatcgtaaattaaaaaaaaaacagagaaccAAACGTTATGTCTCAacactgaaaaatgatctacTATTTGTGCTTTCCTTTCAGGCCTTTTTGGTGGTTTTTCGACGCATGCCTATGCTAATGCATACAGATATGGGCATTTTTTGAATGTCCATGTGCATTGTTTGGAGCCTGAAGAAGGTGCATAATGCAATTTCTACGGTATCATATGCATAGTAATCGCTAGTTATAGACGGATGGAGTAACTGGgtaggataaaaaaatattatcctaaAACAAATGTTGGGTTTATGTACACCATGCTtcaataggatttttttctaaatccaAATTAGAAACTAATAGCTGCTCTTCAAAGCCAATAGGAGATTACTACGGCTctgtttcaaatttaaatgcaCGCTGTATCTAGAGCTGCAGTTATGAGCAATTTCCAATTATAGTGAACACGGCAAAGATTTCGAACTGTATCAAGCAAGCATtgatttttgccaactaaacctAACCATAGAAAGAAAAGGCTGTCATCTCATTAACAAAAAAAGACACATTTAACAAAAGAGGGAATATAATAAAAGAGGTAAATAACCTCCCAATGTccagaaatatacaaaacacGGTAAGGTCTAACTTTGACATCCTGGGAAAGTATCACGCAAACCAGCACACTGATCGAACGAACCCAGCACACACGTGCCAAGAAAAAGATATGCAAGTATTTGAAGCTTGTGAGCAACGCAACAAATCCTTCACTACCACCCAAACAGCAAAGTACTCCGTAAAGAAGGCTTTGATGATGCAAAAATCGAAAATGCATTACAAATTATTAGAAACCGATGTATTGACTCCATTGTGAAATACAAGCAGCATCTACATATTGTGTGATAAAGCTTAAGATTGAATAGAAAATGTGAGATAGATGGGGACAGCATATGAAAGGGCAACGTAGGATGtgaataaatttgaataaatgATGATTGATAGACCACTGGAACAGATAAAAAGGATTATACTTTATaatgatatttaaattatagaaatactAGTATTATGAAACGTTGAAGTATTTATATTGGCGTAGTTGTATCGCCGTTTTCACCCAAGATGCGGCATAACTTCAAACACACACATAAATGATCGTTGTCACTGGTGACAGCCAGTCATTTGCACGTAGGCCACAAACACCAAGTTTGCCTACTAAGCTGAAAACCACAGGGATTAAATTGCTATCATCAAAATCGCTTTCACAGAGAATTCCAGGTCCATGGGAAGTAATTAACTGACGTGTGTATTCCAACAGTGGTGGAGTTGTGTACCTTGTGTGCGCTATGAACATGGCAAGGTCAAACAAACTGCAGCAGGCCGGCAATCTACTCTGATCTGATCTATTTTAttaaggcctcgtttagttcctaaattttttttccaaaaacatcatatcgaatttttagacacctaaataaaacattaaacataaataaactaaaaaactaattgcatagttatgaaagaaattttgagacgaatcttttaagtctaattagtccacgaTTAGTCATaagcgctacagtaaccaatatgtgctaatgacggattaattaggctcaaaagattcgtctcgcggtttctaggctagccacgaaatttgttttttcatccgtgtccgaaaacctttTCCAACatcgatcaaacatttgacgtgacacttctcccaaaaaaattttcaatctaaacaccacctaaatctGGTGCTGATATGCGAAACAAGGGTGAGGACAGATGAGTAGCCGCTGCTGGCTTTCGGGGTACACACATGGGCAGGAAACCTAATAAAGGCAATGGCTTTTTGTTGATAGCAATAGCAAAGTTTGGAGCTTTGCtacactgctgctgctgctctgctaGATTCAATTTTGGATGTTGGTTAGGTCAGTCATAGCCAGgtgacataaaattaaaagaaactaGATTACATGGTGCTAAATTATGTTAGGCTTATATGTACACCTGATCCATTTATTAAATGACGAGGGTCCAAAATCGTGTTTGTATTTGAACTTCCAACCAACCAAAGACATGcaaaatatattcttaaatGAATTCAGAGCAAATTAGACAAATCTTGTTGAGGTCCTTAAAGTCGAGTAATTTATTTGGCCCGATGTTCCGATTCTCATAAACTAATCAAACCCGACATATCCTATATGCTAGTATcttcaaccaagattaaagcCCGGACCCCAAAGGTAACTCAATTGTGCCAAATCACTACTGCTCCTTTTAGATGATGCTCAGCTGAACAAATCAGTTGCTACAGTTTCCACAGTTCAATTATCACAAGATGAGAGTACAGTGGAAGCAATGAAATGTGCCATGCGCATGTCAGGTGAGTTAGTGAGTGAGTGACACATTAGTGATGGGCACTTGCAACTCAGCTACtaatggggaaaaaaaaaaggaatggcCGCCGATTAACAGCACATTGCTCGCTACTCTTGTGCTGTAGCACTAAACACCTCTTTGCTTTATTTGCAATGATTCATGCCACTTAGCATTAGAACTCAAAACATCTTTTTTGTCGACAAGGTACTGCTCCTTACTGGTGGAATGTAGTAGTAGGTGACATCACGTGCTTCTTTACCGGAAAATTTATGTCTTTTTGGTAAAATCATGGTGCTGCCACTTGTTTGGTGAAACCACACCAAAGTGAAGAACAGTAGTACAGTAAAACTAACCCCAGAAATGATTGATTATCTTTTGATTCAGAGACAAGCAGGGAGTTGGGTGAAACTCGCACATAAAGAAATCCCGCACATAAAGAAATCCCAAACAGGTACAAAAAGATGCGTTAGACTGACTAATTGGAACTGTTATTCCCATAAGACTATCAGAGCTCACGTGCAACACTAGAACCACTTCAGGGAAACCGAggtaaaatgagaaaaatataaagaacCAGATAAACTCAACAACAAACGGATTAATCTACAGAGTATAAACAAAACGTCACgctaacaatttaaaaatattatactcaTAATACTTTTACGTACATATACTTATAGTTATAAAAGtaaacattataaataaactacatgaaaaaattctaaagcataaattaaaattaaataaatttttagtttataaacataaacgagtGAAATGACGACCCTTTACCAAGTGGTAGACTGCCAGGATTTGGTCGAGGTGATGCCTTTCATTAAGCACCAGTTTATGTGTCACAACGTTGCACGAACAGTATCAAACGTTGGTTGGTTGCAGCGATTAGTTTACCGCCACTTACCCTAATGTACCTAATGTTTCTGCCACTTCCCCTGATGGTACTATTGTACTATGAGTACATTGATACTGCTGCACATGCAGCAATGTCACCAAAAACCGCATCCGGCTAGTGATTCAGTAGTTTACTGCAATTGGAAGGCAGAGGAATAGATTCGACGAAACAAACGCAGCCACCGCTGCTGATCCTGAGATAATATGGTTGTTAGTAAGACTTCCTATTGGTGGCATACAGGCATAACCGTAATTGTCAGGTTCAACGGATAGCTACTTCTTGAAATGACCGGTAGATTCAGGCAGCACCGGCGGAACCAAGAACTGAACATACGCAGGGCTGATTTAGGGTGTTCATATGAATTTTCAgagtaaattaaattaataagatataaGTGAGATTATAGAGCTAAGTATAGGACTTAAGTCATAGATGCACGCCCTTGGTTATCCAAGAACAACCATGATCTCAGCATTatcctttttttctaaaaccgCTGAAACTTGACTTCTCTTCCTATCCGATTCCgaatatagtatatttattagtaCTAGTAATATACCTATACATTAAAAACCCATACAACTAATGGACTATATTAGTCCATATAGAAAAGAATATTTGAAAACACTTgatatttctttcttgttatgatattttttaccttttctttcaCGCTTTGATGACTTTTACATAAGATGGGGTGAAGTTGTTTTACGAAACCGGTTGTTTCTACGAAACCGATGGGATGGAAAAGAAGATAGACAACTACGTTTTTAAGCCATAGAGATATAACTTGAAAACACTGAGTAAATGTTTGCCAAAATAGTGGTAATAATATTGTTCACCAAAATTGAAGTGGACCTTTACCACTAAACTATGTTCATCTAGTAGTAATCTTGGTAGTCCTACAACACACAGTAAATACTTAGTAGACCAAAAGTTATTAAGTGGCACGCCCAGGTAAATCATCTGATGTTGTAGCGTCAAAGGGGAACCACGACTGACAAGTGGGACCAATCCGTATTTTCGTGTTCACGCCGTGGAGTGGGTAGAGTACTCTGCTGAAGTAAACTACCACGTAGGACTGTATAGAGTACATACCAGTACATGCCCTAGGACAGCAGATAAATGCAGCGaattaggccatgtttagtttccaaaaatttttttcgacaacatcacatcaaattttcagacacctaaataaagcattaaacatagatgaacccaaaaaactaattacacagttatgaaagaaatcttgcgacgaatcttttgagcttaattagcacatgattagccataaatgctacagtaaccaacatatgctaatgatggattaattaggcttaaaagattcgtctcgcggtttctaggctagccgtgaaattcgttttttcatttgtgtccgaaaaccccttccgacatctggtcaaacatttgacgtgacacttctcccaaaaattttctcaatctaaacatcacCTTAATCTTGCACCTAAgtccttgtttagttcccaaaattttttttcaaaaacatcacattgaatttttgacacctaaataaagcattaaatatagatgaactaaaaaaactaatttcacagttatgtaagaaaccTTGATAcaaccttttgagcctaattagcccattaTTAGTcttaagtgctacagtaaccaacatgtactaatgatggattaattaattagactcaaaagattcgtctcgcggtttttaggctagccgtgaaattcgttttttcattcatgtccgaaaacctcttccgacatccggtcaaacatctaacgtgacacttttttcaaaaattttctcaatctaaacaccatctAAATACAAAGGCGTTTTTGACGCCCTATAGTGATTTATGAAGGCACGGACGTTTAGTTACACATGGTTTAATGCAGTGTATACTGCATGGTCGGTTACCACCGTGAAAATGATTAGTCCCCAAAGCGTATGCTTCTCATAGGTTGATCTTAAgccataaaaataaactaaacaatcaaaaaaaattacaggtAAAAATTCTGCACTTGGAATTgtgctataaaaaataaaattaacttcaaatttaaaatttaaatttaaatttcggtGCAACTAATAAGACAACGAACATCATACAAGCCGCGTTCGGCTTGTATTCGGCATGTGGGAAGGATAGGATTAGCTGCGGAAacatagcaatagattagtatatgattaattaattattaattgttaaaaaatataaaatagattaatatactttttaaaacaacgaacctatataaaattttcgcaaataatataccgtttaacaatTTGAGAACGATGCGCTAGAAAAAGCATGAA
This is a stretch of genomic DNA from Oryza brachyantha chromosome 1, ObraRS2, whole genome shotgun sequence. It encodes these proteins:
- the LOC102706975 gene encoding protein GRAVITROPIC IN THE LIGHT 1 — translated: MEPQMAAAHHPLPHHHHQPKAANLARSFTKLLRRKRGDGVAAAAVGEGEREPGVADAAAAAAAASVAGDEYGCSVETAAAVPSLSKLKLSGNLGAAYSLDAFFRNAAERKVPAAAAVGGPQTSPQVAPDVAKDSLLANLFAGVSAVKAAYAQLQLAQCPYDAEAIQAADAALVAELTKLSDTKRRYLRDPAAAAKNAAAAGHTALFAHAEEQRYLLKTYQITARKLEGELRAKEAEADCARSSLTAELRAERAMEARLHPGRTLASLDELHLSGLNPTHFLTALRHTVKSIRSFSKSMLNSMQSAGWDLGAAAAAVHPGVPLRRAGDAKFVFESYVAMKMFANFHRRDFNFSFLDEREFYDRRRFFEEFTELKTAPASAFLDVRNARWGGFGKFLRAKYLSLVHAKMETAFFGRLEQRGIVSAGPGFPESSWFAEFAEMARRVWLLHCLFYAFDGGAEEDGASIFQVRMGARFSEVYMESVSDGRSDEAAAEERVVGFTVVPGFRVGRTMIQCRVYLCRPGRRP